The following coding sequences are from one Arthrobacter crystallopoietes window:
- a CDS encoding extracellular solute-binding protein, with translation MRRRSLLGTTGFLAVVMTGVSGCGVPGVGAESADLQVYTARHYDLEAAFSEFTNQTGITVEFISGGDAELLERLKAEGEDTPADLFMTVDAGNLWNAARQGELAALESETLDQAVPEDLRDPEGSWYGLAMRARTVAYNPDAVDPEEFDAKDTYAGLADPKWKGRLCMRDATSAYTQSLVASLIDLHGRDRALEIVRGWVSNDVQIMSNDVLLLEAIDAGQCDAGISNHYYVAREQAENPDLNVSLHWASQEGAGTHVNISGAGVVEGSDNPEQARQLLEWIASEGQNAFVDASYEFPVNPDAEPEPRIAEFGEFKRMPLNAEAYGDLNAEAIDLLAEAGYE, from the coding sequence ATGCGTCGTCGTTCCCTGCTTGGAACCACCGGATTTCTGGCCGTCGTGATGACCGGCGTCTCCGGCTGCGGAGTGCCCGGGGTCGGGGCGGAATCTGCCGACCTGCAGGTCTACACTGCCCGGCATTATGACCTTGAAGCGGCCTTCAGCGAGTTCACGAACCAGACCGGCATCACGGTGGAGTTCATCAGCGGGGGTGATGCGGAACTGCTGGAGCGGCTCAAGGCCGAGGGTGAGGATACGCCGGCTGATCTTTTCATGACCGTTGATGCCGGAAACCTCTGGAACGCGGCGCGGCAGGGTGAACTTGCGGCTCTGGAATCCGAGACGCTGGATCAAGCGGTCCCGGAGGACCTCCGTGACCCCGAGGGGTCCTGGTACGGCCTTGCGATGCGTGCGCGCACCGTCGCCTACAATCCCGACGCTGTCGACCCGGAGGAATTCGATGCGAAGGATACCTATGCCGGGCTGGCAGACCCGAAGTGGAAGGGCCGTCTGTGCATGCGCGACGCGACCTCGGCCTACACCCAGTCCCTCGTGGCGAGCCTGATCGATCTGCACGGCCGGGACCGGGCGCTGGAGATCGTCCGTGGCTGGGTTTCCAACGATGTGCAGATCATGAGCAACGATGTCCTGCTGCTGGAGGCCATCGACGCCGGCCAGTGCGATGCAGGCATCAGCAACCACTACTATGTGGCCCGCGAACAGGCCGAAAACCCCGACCTGAACGTCAGCCTGCACTGGGCCAGCCAGGAGGGTGCGGGCACCCACGTGAATATTTCCGGTGCCGGCGTCGTCGAGGGCTCGGACAACCCGGAGCAGGCCAGGCAACTGCTCGAGTGGATCGCGTCCGAAGGGCAGAACGCCTTTGTCGATGCGAGCTACGAGTTCCCGGTGAACCCGGATGCGGAACCGGAGCCGCGGATCGCGGAATTCGGCGAGTTCAAGCGCATGCCGTTGAACGCAGAAGCCTACGGTGACCTCAACGCGGAGGCGATCGACCTGCTCGCCGAGGCCGGCTACGAGTGA
- a CDS encoding GIY-YIG nuclease family protein translates to MADPDRPYRLGCEHLGELLRGPQIGHKMIRDLYAFPSRSQKRKPNRAHFSDQSWENTAWAYRDEDHAQHSDAYLLVQRDTALRNFDLSMRYFESLDADELETALEHVLAKGRTFKPVESLPDWDDVEGAYVMVFDEYKQFYIGQSRNVRKRIKQHWGGRKSFDRLIYGRSMYTSIFPVDELRALDNTRIYAARSSNPYAPEERAEKAADQRFCLNRMTGGEATPLALMLRDINPRGRGHGVVAVPLSFGEYQREREGLANKIAQTPPPHRSTLIAELAGMDMTIYSMKPETGAPFMWSRRDGIASAVPRGELSVEEFTSFLELMGEKVIWPKN, encoded by the coding sequence ATGGCAGATCCGGACCGCCCATATCGCCTGGGGTGTGAGCACTTAGGTGAGCTGCTTCGCGGACCGCAGATCGGCCATAAAATGATCCGGGACTTATACGCGTTCCCGAGCCGTTCGCAGAAGCGAAAGCCTAATCGAGCGCACTTCAGCGACCAGTCGTGGGAGAACACAGCGTGGGCGTATCGGGACGAGGACCATGCCCAGCACTCGGACGCTTATCTTCTGGTGCAGCGCGACACGGCGCTGAGGAATTTTGACCTGTCCATGCGGTATTTCGAGTCCTTGGACGCGGACGAGCTCGAGACTGCGTTGGAGCATGTTCTCGCGAAGGGGCGGACGTTCAAGCCCGTCGAGTCGCTGCCCGATTGGGACGATGTTGAGGGTGCGTACGTCATGGTCTTCGACGAGTACAAGCAGTTCTACATCGGGCAGTCGCGGAATGTCCGCAAGCGGATCAAGCAGCACTGGGGCGGCCGCAAGTCTTTCGACCGGTTGATCTATGGCAGGAGCATGTACACCTCGATCTTCCCCGTGGACGAGCTGCGCGCCCTGGACAACACTAGGATTTACGCTGCCCGCAGCAGCAACCCGTACGCCCCTGAAGAGCGCGCAGAGAAGGCTGCAGACCAGCGCTTTTGCCTGAACCGGATGACAGGCGGCGAGGCTACCCCGTTGGCGCTGATGCTTAGGGACATCAACCCGCGCGGCCGTGGGCACGGAGTGGTCGCGGTGCCTTTGTCCTTTGGGGAATATCAACGGGAGCGGGAGGGCTTGGCAAACAAGATTGCCCAGACACCGCCACCGCACAGGTCCACGTTGATAGCGGAACTTGCCGGCATGGACATGACGATCTATTCCATGAAACCTGAGACCGGTGCGCCGTTCATGTGGTCAAGGCGAGACGGCATCGCCAGTGCGGTTCCCCGGGGCGAGCTGAGCGTGGAGGAGTTCACATCGTTCCTGGAATTGATGGGAGAGAAAGTTATCTGGCCTAAAAACTGA
- a CDS encoding response regulator transcription factor, whose translation MSAQGNAVSDVVMVSGQTMFAELLCQAVGGQTDLNPAGFAVTVESAVALCAGAAPDAVVVDGTLPDGDGLDAAERILAVVPSARIILLTTGPGRDVLSRAVEAGVSGLLPMSGSLGGLLDAIRSARPGAMTVHPSLLVPAVRSVNSEEIPVLTRRERQVLTFLAEGSDVPTTARALNITQNTCRGYVKSILAKLGAHSQLQAVAFARRLQLLA comes from the coding sequence ATGAGCGCTCAGGGGAATGCAGTTTCGGATGTCGTAATGGTCAGCGGCCAAACAATGTTCGCGGAGCTGCTCTGCCAAGCGGTCGGCGGTCAGACGGATCTGAACCCCGCAGGGTTCGCAGTGACTGTCGAGAGCGCTGTTGCGTTGTGTGCCGGGGCTGCTCCGGACGCCGTTGTCGTGGACGGTACGCTTCCCGACGGAGATGGACTTGATGCAGCCGAGCGGATCCTCGCTGTTGTTCCTTCAGCGAGAATAATTTTACTGACAACAGGCCCTGGCCGTGACGTCCTGTCTCGTGCCGTGGAGGCAGGGGTCAGCGGGCTGCTCCCGATGAGCGGATCGCTGGGCGGGTTGCTGGACGCGATCCGCAGTGCCCGTCCGGGAGCAATGACAGTTCATCCTTCCCTGCTGGTGCCCGCGGTCCGATCGGTCAACTCAGAGGAAATCCCCGTGCTGACCCGTCGGGAGAGGCAAGTGCTGACTTTCCTGGCTGAAGGCAGTGACGTGCCGACCACGGCCCGGGCACTCAACATCACCCAGAACACCTGCCGGGGCTATGTGAAATCAATCCTGGCCAAGCTCGGCGCGCACTCCCAGCTGCAGGCAGTAGCCTTTGCCCGAAGACTGCAGCTGCTGGCCTGA
- a CDS encoding AMP-binding protein yields the protein MTIQLDLARAPFAADLARHGDRPAVLMADQVLTYRELAERVNDVAQRLGPVRRLAVLAAANDVDSLVAYLAALSGGHPLILVPADKPAALESILAGYDPDVVMRPGNGQPLLEVRREGTAHALHPELALLLSTSGSTGSPKLVRLSRENLQSNAESIAGYLDIRASDRAATTLPMSYCYGLSVINSHLLRGAGLVLTDLSVVDPCFWGLFRQQSTTTFAAVPYTFELLDRVGFSQMDLPGLRYVTQAGGRLDPATAQRYRGLGQRGGWDLFVMYGQTEATARMAYLPPQLAAENPGTIGIPVPGGAFRIDPVPGLEDGELVYTGPNVMLGYAECPGDLAAGRTIDELRTGDLARRHPSGVYEVVGRRSRFVKIVGLRIDLGQVEKILAELGVPAAGAGSDRGLVVAVEGDHDTSLLGKILAQRLGLPRGAVELHAVTGFPRLANGKVDYQGVLALARPEPAPDAEPAASQHVPAGPADVRTIFADALECDDVKDMDTFVSLGGDSLSYVAASIRLEKALGQLPPDWHLLTVGDLARRGRPARRRFFAPLETGVLLRAAGIVLIIGTHAQLLHWPGMAHVLFAVAGYNFARFQLGGDRVPRLRRQLRSLGRIIVPSVAFIAVAYLLTDRYGPENIVLLNSFVGPETWTTRWDFWFIEMLVYVLISVAGLLAIPWAARAERRFPFAFPLALAAVGLLTRFEILILPAPNPAPVLWLFALGWAVARTRTLRQRILVSAIAASTVPGFFDNPYRDATILAGILLLTWLPAVPVPNGCHRLLGVLAASSLYAYLAHWLVYPGLAPFSPALAVAASLAAGVVYWSLSMRVMGAVGRWMMKMQAGHRVSPDSAAIRTPGHR from the coding sequence GTGACCATACAGCTGGACCTTGCCCGCGCCCCCTTCGCTGCCGATCTGGCGCGCCACGGAGACCGCCCGGCCGTCCTCATGGCGGACCAGGTGCTGACCTACCGGGAGCTGGCCGAGCGCGTCAACGATGTCGCGCAGCGGCTGGGGCCGGTGCGGCGGCTGGCCGTGCTGGCGGCGGCCAATGACGTGGATTCGCTCGTCGCGTACCTGGCGGCGCTCTCGGGCGGCCACCCGCTCATCCTCGTGCCAGCCGACAAGCCTGCCGCCCTCGAATCGATCCTGGCCGGCTATGACCCGGACGTCGTCATGCGCCCGGGCAACGGGCAGCCGCTGCTGGAAGTGCGGCGTGAGGGGACGGCCCATGCGCTGCATCCCGAACTGGCCCTGCTGCTGAGCACGTCCGGCTCCACCGGTTCGCCCAAGCTGGTGCGCCTCTCCCGGGAAAACCTCCAGTCCAACGCCGAGTCGATCGCCGGGTATCTGGACATCCGGGCCAGCGACCGCGCGGCCACGACGCTGCCGATGTCCTACTGCTACGGCCTCTCGGTCATCAACAGCCACCTGCTGCGCGGCGCCGGGCTGGTGCTCACGGACCTGTCCGTGGTGGACCCCTGCTTCTGGGGCCTGTTCCGGCAGCAAAGCACGACAACGTTCGCGGCCGTTCCGTACACCTTCGAGCTGCTCGACCGGGTCGGGTTCTCACAGATGGACCTTCCGGGCCTACGGTACGTGACCCAGGCCGGCGGCCGGCTCGATCCGGCAACCGCGCAACGGTACCGCGGGCTGGGCCAGCGCGGCGGCTGGGACCTGTTCGTGATGTACGGGCAGACCGAGGCCACCGCCCGCATGGCGTATTTGCCGCCGCAGCTCGCGGCCGAAAACCCGGGCACCATCGGCATTCCTGTGCCGGGCGGGGCCTTCCGCATCGATCCGGTGCCGGGGCTGGAGGACGGCGAACTCGTCTACACCGGCCCGAATGTCATGCTGGGCTACGCCGAATGCCCGGGAGACCTCGCGGCAGGCCGCACCATCGACGAGCTGCGCACCGGGGACCTCGCCCGCAGACACCCGTCCGGCGTCTACGAGGTCGTGGGCCGGCGCAGCCGGTTCGTGAAGATCGTCGGCCTGCGCATCGACCTCGGCCAGGTGGAGAAGATCCTCGCCGAACTCGGGGTCCCGGCAGCCGGCGCCGGATCCGACCGGGGCCTCGTGGTCGCGGTCGAGGGCGACCACGACACCTCCCTGCTGGGCAAAATACTCGCCCAGCGGCTCGGACTCCCGCGCGGTGCGGTGGAACTGCACGCCGTCACCGGCTTCCCCCGGCTGGCCAACGGGAAGGTGGACTACCAGGGCGTGCTGGCCCTCGCCCGGCCGGAACCGGCACCTGACGCTGAACCCGCGGCGTCCCAGCACGTCCCGGCCGGGCCGGCGGACGTCCGGACGATCTTCGCCGACGCGCTGGAGTGCGACGACGTCAAGGACATGGACACGTTCGTCTCGCTCGGCGGTGACTCCCTGTCCTATGTGGCCGCCTCGATCCGGCTGGAAAAGGCGCTCGGCCAACTGCCGCCGGACTGGCATCTCCTAACCGTCGGGGACCTGGCCCGGCGCGGCCGGCCGGCGCGGCGGCGGTTCTTCGCACCGCTGGAGACCGGCGTCCTGCTCAGGGCCGCAGGGATCGTCCTGATCATCGGCACCCATGCACAGCTGCTGCACTGGCCGGGCATGGCCCATGTGCTCTTCGCCGTGGCCGGCTACAACTTCGCCCGCTTCCAGCTCGGCGGTGACCGGGTCCCGAGGCTAAGGCGCCAGCTGCGCAGCCTCGGGCGGATCATCGTGCCGAGCGTGGCGTTCATCGCCGTTGCCTACCTGCTCACCGACAGGTACGGCCCGGAGAACATCGTGCTGCTCAACTCCTTCGTGGGGCCGGAGACCTGGACCACCCGCTGGGACTTCTGGTTCATCGAGATGCTGGTCTACGTGCTGATCTCCGTGGCTGGGCTGCTCGCCATACCCTGGGCGGCCCGGGCCGAGCGCCGCTTCCCCTTCGCTTTTCCGCTGGCCCTGGCGGCGGTCGGGCTGCTGACCCGCTTCGAGATCCTCATCCTGCCGGCGCCGAATCCCGCACCTGTGCTGTGGCTCTTCGCCCTCGGCTGGGCCGTGGCGCGGACGCGGACCCTGCGTCAGCGGATCCTGGTGTCAGCCATCGCCGCGTCAACCGTGCCCGGGTTCTTCGATAACCCCTACCGCGATGCAACTATCCTGGCCGGCATTCTCCTGCTGACCTGGCTACCGGCCGTACCCGTTCCGAACGGCTGCCACCGCCTGCTCGGTGTCCTCGCCGCCTCCTCCCTGTACGCCTACCTGGCCCACTGGCTCGTCTACCCCGGTCTGGCACCCTTCAGTCCCGCGCTGGCAGTGGCGGCCTCGCTGGCCGCCGGAGTGGTTTACTGGTCGCTGTCCATGCGGGTGATGGGCGCTGTAGGCCGCTGGATGATGAAAATGCAGGCCGGCCACCGGGTTTCTCCCGATTCTGCGGCTATCCGCACTCCAGGCCACCGATAA
- a CDS encoding ABC transporter permease: MSEAPVLTEPGKAPPSRRRPRGKHGFRKFGAGRPLWSFMVFVAAAAVAAPVVAVAVDGLTGLTGADLPRGLGGMLLTTLGLMLGVGTGTLVVGGGLAWLVTAYRFPLRNVLVWLLVLPLAMPAYILGFIFLSVFDVAGPVQAVLRAVLGAEAGIAQVRSLPGAVFVMTLTLYPYVYLLARNALLEQAPGPYDAARTLGAGRARALWTVLLPLARPSLAAGLALVMMETLTDFATVQYFNVKTISVGVYLVWKGSFDFQLASQLSVLVLLFAVAVLAGERLMRGRARFHQRGGRGQGLETVRLKGWQGWAATGACLGVLGAGFLLPALQLLWWAVGELAAGPVPLRAEQFADYLANSVVLAVMVALACALVAVVIGHSLRLGGGALVRGAAQLTTFGYAVPGAVVGIGVLLAFTVLDDLLEAVGVAGGTGLLVTGSVLGILYSYTVHFLAPAYQAVDASFAKVPPSITRSALSLGAGPARVLARVHLPLVRPGVAVALVLVSIDAVKELPLVLLLRPFGFSTLSVWTYELARENFWEKAALPALVIVSLAVVPVFFLFRQVRLTENRRKEH; the protein is encoded by the coding sequence GTGAGCGAAGCCCCCGTCCTCACGGAGCCGGGGAAAGCCCCGCCGTCACGGCGGAGGCCCCGCGGTAAACACGGCTTCCGCAAGTTCGGCGCAGGGCGCCCGCTCTGGTCGTTCATGGTTTTCGTGGCGGCCGCAGCCGTCGCCGCACCCGTGGTGGCCGTGGCAGTCGACGGGCTCACCGGGCTCACCGGCGCCGATCTGCCGCGCGGCCTCGGTGGCATGCTGCTGACCACGCTGGGACTGATGCTTGGCGTCGGTACCGGAACCCTTGTGGTGGGCGGCGGGCTGGCTTGGTTGGTGACCGCCTACCGCTTCCCGTTGCGGAACGTGCTGGTGTGGCTGCTCGTGCTTCCGCTGGCCATGCCCGCGTACATCCTTGGTTTCATTTTTCTCTCCGTCTTCGATGTGGCCGGCCCGGTGCAGGCCGTGCTGCGCGCAGTCCTGGGTGCCGAGGCGGGGATTGCGCAGGTCCGCTCGCTGCCCGGCGCCGTCTTTGTGATGACCCTGACGCTCTACCCGTACGTCTATCTGCTGGCACGTAACGCCCTGCTGGAGCAGGCGCCGGGACCGTACGACGCCGCCCGCACGCTTGGCGCGGGACGGGCCCGTGCACTGTGGACGGTGCTGCTGCCGCTGGCGCGCCCGTCCCTGGCCGCCGGGCTGGCGCTGGTGATGATGGAAACCCTCACCGATTTCGCCACCGTGCAGTACTTCAACGTGAAAACTATCTCGGTAGGGGTTTACCTGGTCTGGAAAGGCAGTTTCGACTTCCAGCTGGCCAGCCAGCTCTCCGTGCTGGTCCTGCTGTTCGCCGTGGCGGTGCTGGCCGGGGAACGGCTGATGCGCGGCCGGGCACGGTTCCACCAGCGCGGCGGCCGCGGGCAGGGCCTGGAAACCGTGCGGCTCAAAGGATGGCAGGGGTGGGCCGCCACCGGTGCCTGCCTGGGCGTGCTTGGCGCCGGATTCCTGCTCCCGGCCCTTCAGCTGCTGTGGTGGGCTGTCGGGGAGCTCGCGGCCGGGCCGGTCCCGCTGCGTGCCGAACAGTTCGCCGATTACCTGGCCAACAGCGTGGTCCTGGCCGTGATGGTCGCCCTGGCATGTGCGCTGGTTGCCGTGGTGATAGGGCACAGCCTCCGGCTCGGCGGCGGCGCCCTGGTGCGCGGCGCCGCGCAGCTGACCACGTTCGGCTACGCGGTCCCCGGCGCCGTGGTCGGCATCGGCGTGCTCCTGGCCTTCACCGTCCTGGATGACCTGCTGGAGGCCGTCGGCGTGGCCGGCGGCACCGGCCTGCTGGTCACAGGTTCCGTACTGGGCATCCTGTACTCCTACACGGTGCATTTCCTGGCCCCCGCCTACCAAGCCGTGGACGCCAGCTTCGCTAAAGTTCCGCCGTCGATCACCCGCTCCGCGCTCAGCCTCGGCGCCGGGCCGGCCCGCGTCCTGGCCCGGGTACACCTGCCGCTGGTACGGCCCGGCGTCGCCGTCGCACTGGTGCTGGTGTCCATCGACGCCGTCAAAGAACTGCCCCTCGTGCTGCTGCTGCGCCCGTTCGGATTCAGCACCCTGTCCGTCTGGACCTACGAACTGGCCCGGGAAAACTTTTGGGAAAAGGCCGCATTGCCGGCCCTGGTGATAGTTTCCCTCGCGGTGGTTCCGGTGTTCTTTCTGTTCCGCCAGGTACGCCTGACCGAAAACCGCCGGAAGGAGCACTGA
- a CDS encoding AfsR/SARP family transcriptional regulator, translated as MGNGRTCSRTETRLASQRFWGFAMGIDQSWELQVIGGWQLSHNRKEIRVVLRQQRLLALLALRGSLSRNVVAGMLWPQTTERQASGSLRATVCALRRKWPDLLEIGDGKLALSRQVRLDLEHFREQISHEIHSPGRSLMAMLRRAELLPGWYEDWVIDEQERWTLLRLAALERAAVRLLANGDNDNAIDAARTMIELDPAHEIAYQLLLRAQLADGNRAEAMRTYRDFRSMLHLEFGTEPSEKTALFLRQSLQV; from the coding sequence TTGGGGAACGGCCGCACCTGCTCGCGCACCGAAACGCGGCTTGCCTCACAGAGGTTTTGGGGATTTGCGATGGGAATTGACCAGTCGTGGGAACTGCAGGTCATTGGCGGCTGGCAGTTGAGCCATAACCGCAAGGAGATCCGGGTCGTCCTCCGGCAGCAGCGGCTGCTGGCCCTGCTGGCTTTGCGTGGCAGCCTGTCGCGGAACGTAGTGGCCGGAATGCTGTGGCCGCAAACTACAGAAAGGCAGGCTTCGGGAAGCCTGCGCGCCACGGTATGTGCCCTCCGGCGGAAGTGGCCGGACCTGCTCGAAATCGGCGACGGAAAGCTGGCCCTGTCCAGGCAGGTCCGGCTGGATTTAGAGCACTTCCGTGAACAGATTTCACATGAGATCCACTCTCCGGGGCGGTCCTTGATGGCCATGCTGCGCCGAGCTGAACTGCTGCCGGGATGGTATGAGGACTGGGTCATCGATGAGCAGGAGCGATGGACACTGCTGCGGCTGGCGGCGCTGGAGAGGGCAGCCGTCCGTCTTCTGGCAAACGGAGATAATGACAACGCCATTGACGCGGCGCGGACGATGATTGAGCTGGATCCTGCTCACGAAATTGCCTATCAACTGTTACTGCGAGCCCAGCTCGCCGACGGCAACCGGGCAGAGGCGATGCGCACTTATCGAGATTTCCGTTCCATGCTCCACCTCGAGTTCGGCACCGAACCTTCAGAAAAGACGGCGCTCTTCCTCAGGCAGTCACTGCAGGTATAG
- a CDS encoding ABC transporter ATP-binding protein has protein sequence MNMGSALGFLTRRTAANDQSTPALVLEGAAKHYGTTPAIDSLYLTAAPGELITMIGPSGCGKSTALRLIAGLERPDAGSVRIAGEVVAGRTRFQPPERRRVGLVFQDHALFPHLTVAQNVAFGLHRSPRSGRRARVSEVLELVRLPHLAGRYPHELSGGEAQRVALARALAPQPAVVLLDEPFSSLDESLRAQVRADTVAVLRETGTTGILVTHDQTEALSVGDRVIVMRNGRMEQVDTPERVFEQPATRFVASFMGDADFLPAHVHNAVLTCEIGAVSTLPGWAGADVDVDVVLRPHEVALAADPASAARVVAVEYHGPFVLHTVRLASGRTVRSWQPHTVRHPVGTAVAVTVAPDTEPTLLAGDTAITSPPATGSRVKRKGTSATVPQ, from the coding sequence ATGAACATGGGATCCGCACTCGGCTTCCTCACCCGCAGAACCGCCGCGAACGATCAGAGCACTCCTGCCCTCGTACTTGAAGGGGCAGCCAAGCATTACGGCACAACACCTGCTATCGACTCCTTGTACCTGACCGCCGCGCCCGGGGAACTGATCACCATGATCGGGCCCTCGGGTTGCGGCAAGTCCACCGCGCTGCGGCTCATCGCCGGGCTGGAGCGCCCGGACGCGGGCTCGGTCCGGATCGCCGGCGAAGTGGTAGCCGGCCGCACCCGTTTCCAGCCGCCGGAACGGCGCCGCGTCGGCCTGGTGTTTCAGGACCACGCCCTGTTCCCGCACCTGACCGTGGCGCAGAACGTCGCATTCGGCCTCCACCGCAGTCCCCGTTCCGGCCGCAGGGCCCGGGTGTCCGAAGTCCTTGAACTCGTGCGCCTGCCCCATCTCGCCGGCCGGTACCCGCACGAACTCTCCGGCGGCGAAGCCCAGCGTGTGGCCCTCGCCCGGGCCCTGGCACCCCAACCGGCGGTCGTGCTCCTCGACGAACCCTTCTCCAGCCTGGACGAAAGCCTGCGCGCGCAGGTCCGGGCCGATACCGTCGCCGTGCTGCGCGAGACCGGCACCACCGGAATCCTCGTGACCCATGACCAGACCGAGGCGCTCTCAGTGGGCGACCGCGTGATCGTCATGCGCAACGGGCGGATGGAGCAGGTCGACACCCCGGAGCGCGTGTTCGAACAGCCGGCCACACGTTTCGTCGCCTCCTTCATGGGGGACGCGGATTTCCTGCCGGCCCATGTGCACAACGCCGTGCTGACATGCGAGATAGGGGCGGTTTCCACGCTTCCCGGGTGGGCCGGCGCCGATGTGGACGTGGATGTGGTGCTGCGGCCCCACGAAGTGGCGCTGGCGGCGGACCCGGCGTCCGCCGCCAGGGTCGTGGCGGTCGAGTACCACGGGCCCTTTGTGCTACATACCGTGCGCCTTGCCTCCGGTCGGACCGTGCGGTCCTGGCAGCCGCATACCGTGCGCCACCCCGTAGGAACGGCCGTCGCGGTGACGGTGGCCCCGGACACAGAACCCACACTGCTTGCTGGCGACACGGCCATCACGTCGCCGCCGGCAACCGGCTCCCGGGTGAAGCGAAAGGGTACATCGGCCACTGTCCCGCAATAA
- a CDS encoding GNAT family N-acetyltransferase codes for MTPLKEAGDGCGQLPGTKVKPVVRQNQAAEQFEIYLGGHLAGFLRYRLVNGEMRLIETTISREHRIDNLVPCLISHALRVAGLKGLTVLPLSPAVCGFISMHPQYMHLVPVGNHRDTLLQYRPRRHPQG; via the coding sequence ATGACTCCGCTCAAGGAGGCTGGCGACGGCTGCGGACAGCTGCCCGGCACGAAGGTGAAACCGGTGGTGCGGCAGAATCAAGCAGCTGAACAATTTGAGATTTACCTGGGCGGACACCTCGCCGGATTTCTGCGCTACCGCCTTGTGAACGGTGAAATGCGGCTGATCGAAACAACCATCAGCCGTGAGCACCGAATCGACAACCTCGTCCCATGCCTCATTTCCCACGCCCTCAGGGTGGCAGGGCTCAAGGGTCTCACCGTGCTGCCGCTGAGTCCTGCTGTCTGCGGATTCATCTCCATGCACCCGCAGTACATGCATCTCGTCCCGGTCGGCAACCACCGCGACACCCTTTTGCAGTACCGGCCGAGGAGGCATCCTCAAGGGTAA